The Vibrio nitrifigilis genome window below encodes:
- a CDS encoding MSHA biogenesis protein MshK: MAKFSSMVGIFFLILVTQAWAESDPTKPLAWMQPQQQQKVVKKPLPKLDSIICTTQCSAVIGGEVVSSGDDIDGYRVRQIESSKVVIARGKQQWTLELYSQDIKQ; the protein is encoded by the coding sequence GTGGCTAAATTCAGCAGTATGGTCGGAATTTTTTTCTTAATACTTGTTACTCAGGCATGGGCGGAATCTGATCCAACCAAGCCACTGGCATGGATGCAGCCACAACAGCAGCAAAAAGTGGTCAAAAAGCCACTGCCCAAGCTGGATAGTATTATTTGTACGACACAATGCTCTGCGGTTATTGGCGGAGAAGTTGTGTCATCTGGAGATGATATTGATGGTTATCGAGTGAGACAAATCGAGTCGTCAAAAGTTGTTATCGCTCGGGGAAAGCAACAATGGACACTTGAATTATACTCTCAAGATATAAAGCAATAA